The proteins below come from a single Parageobacillus thermoglucosidasius genomic window:
- a CDS encoding aldehyde dehydrogenase family protein, with protein MSEETKGLFIDGKWVKKQRTYELRAPYNGQLLAHISMADADDVEKAVSGAQRAFQTMKELPAYQRSEILFRVVQILKKRKEEMAQIVAKEAGKPIRAARGELERTIVTYQFAAEEAKRIYGETIPMDAAPGGEGRIGITWREPLGVVVAITPFNFPFNLVAHKLGPAFAAGNTVVLKPAEQTPLSALAIAEIFQEAGLPDGALQVITGSGRELSDALLMDERVKKITFTGSAPVGKLIKQKAGLRKVTLELGSNAALIVEPDVALDKIIPRCVEGAFSYAGQVCISLQRIYVHETIYEAFCKRFIEQAKQLKVGDPLDEDTDISAMIHQREAERIELWVEEAVQSGAKIGLGGIRNGSVYSPTVLLDVKRDMAVSCREVFAPVVSIVPYRELQEAIDMVNDSVYGLNIGIYTTNIQRALYAARHIESGAVIVNDIPTFRVDHMPYGGVKESGYGREGIKYAVQEMTELKFVSIKTNV; from the coding sequence ATGAGCGAAGAAACGAAAGGGTTATTCATCGATGGAAAATGGGTGAAGAAGCAAAGAACGTATGAATTGCGCGCCCCTTATAACGGGCAATTGTTGGCGCACATCAGCATGGCCGATGCAGACGATGTAGAGAAGGCGGTTTCCGGGGCGCAGCGGGCGTTTCAAACGATGAAGGAGTTGCCTGCCTATCAGCGCTCGGAAATTTTATTTCGGGTTGTGCAGATATTGAAAAAACGCAAGGAAGAAATGGCGCAGATTGTCGCCAAGGAAGCAGGAAAGCCGATTCGCGCCGCCCGGGGGGAACTGGAGAGAACGATCGTGACATATCAATTTGCCGCAGAAGAGGCAAAACGGATTTATGGGGAAACGATTCCGATGGATGCCGCTCCTGGCGGAGAAGGCCGCATTGGCATAACGTGGCGCGAACCGTTGGGGGTTGTCGTGGCGATTACCCCTTTCAACTTTCCTTTTAATCTTGTTGCCCATAAACTTGGCCCGGCTTTTGCCGCAGGAAATACAGTAGTATTAAAGCCGGCGGAACAAACCCCTTTAAGCGCGCTGGCGATCGCGGAAATTTTCCAAGAAGCAGGTCTTCCAGACGGGGCATTGCAAGTCATCACCGGGAGCGGCCGGGAACTTAGCGATGCTTTGCTAATGGATGAACGGGTGAAAAAAATTACGTTTACCGGAAGCGCGCCAGTGGGAAAATTGATTAAGCAAAAAGCAGGCTTAAGAAAAGTGACGCTCGAGCTTGGTTCGAACGCGGCATTAATTGTCGAACCGGATGTTGCGTTGGACAAAATCATTCCGCGGTGTGTAGAAGGAGCGTTTTCTTACGCCGGCCAAGTGTGCATTTCGCTCCAGCGCATTTATGTACATGAAACGATTTACGAAGCGTTTTGCAAACGCTTTATTGAACAGGCCAAACAGCTAAAAGTCGGCGATCCTTTAGATGAAGACACGGACATAAGCGCGATGATTCATCAAAGAGAGGCAGAGCGCATTGAATTGTGGGTCGAAGAAGCAGTTCAATCCGGAGCGAAAATTGGATTGGGCGGCATACGCAACGGCTCGGTGTATTCCCCAACGGTTTTGCTTGACGTAAAGCGGGACATGGCAGTCTCGTGCCGGGAAGTTTTTGCACCGGTTGTGTCGATTGTTCCATACCGGGAATTACAAGAGGCTATTGACATGGTCAATGATTCGGTATACGGACTGAATATCGGAATTTATACAACCAATATTCAGCGTGCTTTATATGCAGCGCGGCACATTGAGTCTGGCGCCGTGATCGTCAATGACATCCCAACGTTCCGCGTCGACCATATGCCGTATGGAGGAGTAAAAGAGAGCGGTTACGGACGCGAAGGGATTAAATACGCCGTGCAAGAGATGACGGAATTAAAGTTTGTTTCGATAAAAACAAATGTTTAA
- the ahlS gene encoding AhlS family quorum-quenching N-acyl homoserine lactonase, with the protein MSNMIKPRPKLYVMDNGRMRMDKNWMIAMHNPATIHNPNAQTEFVEFPIYTVLIDHPEGKILFDTSCNPNSMGPQGRWSEATQQMFPWTASEECYLHNRLEQLKVRPEDIKYVVASHLHLDHAGCLEMFTNATIIVHEDEFNGALQCYARNQKEGAYIWADIDAWIKNNLQWRTVKRHEDNIILAEGVKILNFGSGHAWGMLGLHVELPETGGIILASDAIYTAESYGPPIKPPGIIYDSLGYMNTVERIRRIAQETNSQVWFGHDSEQFKKFRKSTEGYYE; encoded by the coding sequence ATGTCCAATATGATAAAACCGCGTCCAAAGCTTTATGTCATGGATAACGGGAGAATGAGAATGGATAAAAACTGGATGATCGCGATGCATAATCCGGCGACGATTCATAATCCGAATGCGCAAACAGAGTTTGTAGAATTTCCGATTTATACGGTGTTGATTGACCATCCGGAAGGAAAAATTTTATTTGATACATCTTGCAATCCAAACTCGATGGGGCCCCAAGGGAGATGGTCGGAAGCGACTCAGCAAATGTTTCCGTGGACGGCAAGCGAAGAATGTTATCTTCACAACCGGCTTGAACAGTTAAAAGTAAGGCCAGAAGATATTAAATATGTTGTTGCTTCACATTTGCATTTGGATCACGCGGGCTGCCTGGAAATGTTTACAAACGCGACGATCATTGTCCATGAAGATGAGTTCAACGGCGCGCTCCAATGTTACGCGCGCAATCAAAAAGAAGGCGCATATATTTGGGCCGATATTGATGCATGGATAAAAAATAACTTGCAATGGCGCACGGTGAAGCGTCATGAAGACAATATTATCCTCGCTGAAGGAGTTAAAATTTTGAATTTCGGAAGCGGCCATGCGTGGGGAATGCTCGGGTTGCATGTGGAGCTTCCCGAGACGGGCGGGATCATTCTCGCTTCAGATGCGATTTATACGGCAGAAAGCTACGGGCCGCCGATTAAGCCGCCGGGCATCATTTATGACTCCCTTGGTTATATGAATACGGTCGAACGGATCCGGCGGATCGCGCAGGAAACAAATTCGCAAGTATGGTTTGGC